From Cuculus canorus isolate bCucCan1 chromosome 7, bCucCan1.pri, whole genome shotgun sequence, one genomic window encodes:
- the ADAM8 gene encoding disintegrin and metalloproteinase domain-containing protein 8 isoform X2, producing the protein MGPMGPLGLLLLLLHGATTRLEEKLTHVEEYETVTPRKVPVLQRKRDLSVPPSTYPDHVLYSVRAEGRDYLLRLKKNTELLGQHYTETHYLANGTEITEKPDIQEHCFYQGHVQGYAGSAASISTCSGLSGFFRVNETTFLLEPLEKDATGQHAVYRAAHLRGKRGTCRESSAILEYDHEPKNPAAMKLHRWLPPLHRSLRYVELVLVVDNEEFRKHKDLRTVQNRMKEIVNHVDKLYQPLRLRVALIGLEVWSHKDKIVVSPDPEVMLNNFLHWREVELLRKKPHDNAQLITGIDFHGTTVGLAKKLVMCTRDSGGINQDHSMNPIGVASTMAHEMGHNLGMSHDEDVAGCHCPVPKADGGCVMAASVGLVYPKLFSRCSEQDMWQFLGDPRTSCLLNVPRTDELYGGPVCGNQFVERGEQCDCGTLEECSNRCCNATTCQLREGAECAQGDCCQDCKVKTTGVLCRASKNDCDLPEYCTGLSAECPEDVFQENGISCQNGNGYCYNGACPSHGEQCRALWGAEAQVAPDICFKHNSEQHLHLHCLTEYGKQPCSPKDVKCGTLLCLSDNASPVLGGGSYSLFFGRFKCKAVIASNDVNEVVAKLRLVPTGAKCGEEMVCYAGRCQNILVYGNKNCSAKCNNHGVCNHKRECHCDPGWAAPYCEQKLSGMVAGSSSVVLAAVLAVLALSGVLLGSGVVLIRGRKMRHLQKGRSSSGPAAGLANPLFQEGGRTRPTRRQLSRCDIGHPSLLSSTAAPRDTRPLAPCRPAPQVRARSRAPVRGQLLPRRREGGLSHPGFWLTPQPPAAVAQVTSPAFPGRLLQARDLGLLSSLQVKPKPPSKPLPALKSKVLPRGGSPEPALPRPLPTPPSVPQPGIPPKVALKPPSARR; encoded by the exons aTGGGGCCGATGGGGCCGCtcgggctgctgctgctgctgctgcacg GTGCCACCaccaggctggaggagaagctcaCCCATGTTGAGGAGTACGAGACAGTGACACCGCGCAAGGTGCCGGTGCTCCAGAGGAAGAGGGACCTCTCTGTGCCACCG AGCACCTACCCGGACCATGTCCTCTACAGTGTCCGTGCTGAAGGCAGGGACTACCTCCTGCGGCTGAAGAAGAACAC ggagctgctggggcagcaCTACACCGAGACACACTACTTGGCCAATGGCACAGAGATCACGGAAAAGCCGGACATCCAG GAGCACTGCTTTTATCAGGGTCACGTGCAAGGATACGCTGGCTCAGCGGCGAGCATCAGCACCTGCAGCGGGCTCAG TGGGTTTTTCCGGGTGAATGAGACCACCTTCCTGCTGGAGCCCCTGGAGAAGGATGCGACTGGCCAGCATGCGGTGTACAGAGCGGCTCACCTGCGGGGCAAGCGCGGCACATGCCGAGAGTCCAGTGCAATCCTGGAATATGACCATGAACCGAAAAATCCTGCAGCCATGAAGCTCCACCGCTGG TTACCACCCTTACACAGAAGTCTCCGGTATGTGGAGCTGGTCCTGGTTGTGGACAACGAGGAG TTCAGGAAACACAAGGATTTGCGCACAGTGCAGAACCGCATGAAGGAAATCGTGAACCATGTTGACAAG CTTTATCAGCCTCTTCGTCTGCGGGTGGCCTTGATTGGCTTGGAGGTATGGAGCCATAAGGACAAAATCGTGGTCAGTCCCGACCCAGAGGTGATGCTGAACAACTTCCTCCACTGGCGGGAGGTAGAGCTGCTGCGGAAGAAGCCACACGACAATGCCCAGCTGATCAC GGGCATAGACTTCCATGGCACAACTGTAGGGCTTGCCAAGAAGCTTGTGATGTGCACCAGGGACTCAGGTGGCATCAACCAG GACCACAGCATGAATCCTATAGGTGTTGCGTCCACCATGGCTCATGAGATGGGGCACAACCTGGGGATGTCTCATGATGAAGATGTTGCTGGCTGCCACTGTCCTGTCCCCAAAGCTGATGGAGGATGTGTCATGGCAGCGAGTGTTGG CTTGGTTTACCCCAAGCTCTTCAGCCGCTGCAGCGAGCAGGACATGTGGCAGTTCCTTGGGGACCCCAGGACCAGCTGCCTACTGAACGTCCCTCGGACTGATGAGCTGTATGGGGGACCGGTGTGTGGGAACCAATTTGTGGAGCGAGGAGAGCAGTGTGATTGCGGCACACTGGAG GAGTGTTCCAACCGCTGCTGCAATGCCACCACTTGCCAGCTGAGAGAGGGAGCTGAATGTGCCCAGGGGGACTGCTGCCAGGACTGCAAG GTGAAGACTACTGGTGTGCTTTGCCGGGCCAGTAAGAACGACTGCGACCTGCCCGAGTACTGCACCGGCCTCAGTGCCGAGTGCCCAGAGGACGTCTTCCAGGAGAATGGCATCTCCTGCCAGAATGGCAACGGCTACTGCTACAATGGGGCTTGCCCCTCACACGGCGAACAGTGTCGTGCACTCTGGGGTGCAG AGGCCCAGGTGGCTCCTGACATCTGCTTTAAGCACAACAGTGAGCAACACCTTCACCTCCACTGCCTCACCGAGTATgggaagcagccctgcagccccaa GGATGTGAAGTGCGGCACGCTGCTGTGCCTGAGTGACAACGCCAGCCCTGTACTCGGTGGTGGCTCCTACTCCCTCTTCTTCGGCCGCTTCAAGTGCAAGGCGGTCATTGCCAGCAACGACGTCAATGAGGTGGTTGCCAAGCTCAGGCTGGTACCCACTGGTGCCAAGtgtggagaggagatg GTCTGCTATGCCGGGCGTTGCCAGAACATCCTAGTCTACGGCAACAAGAACTGCTCAGCCAAGTGCAACAACCATGGG GTGTGCAACCACAAGCGGGAATGTCACTGTGACCCAGGCTGGGCAGCGCCCTACTGCGAGCAGAAGCTTTCAGGGATGGTGGCAG GGAGCAGCAGCGTGGTCTTGGCAGCTGTGCTGGCCGTGTTGGCACTGTCTGGCGTCCTGCTCGGCAGCGGAGTTGTGCTCATCCGAGGAAGGAAGATGAGGCACTTGCAGAAAGG GAGGAGCTCCAGCGGCCCTGCTGCCGGCCTCGCCAACCCGCTCTTCCAGGAGGGTGGCCGGACGCGCCCCACACGCCGCCAGCTGTCCCGCTGTGACATCGGGCACCCCAGCCTGCTCAGCAGCACGGCGGCCCCGCGGGACACCCGGCCGCTGGCGCCCTGCCGCCCGGCCCCACAGGTAAGGGCACGGAGCAGAGCCCCGGTGCGGGGGCAGCTCTTGCCGCGCAGGCGTGAGGGTGGCCTCTCACACCCTGGGTTTTGGCTGACCCCGCAGCCACCGGCAGCAGTTGCCCAGGTGAcatctccagcctttccaggaCGGCTCCTGCAG GCAAGGGACTTGggtctcctctcctccctccaggTGAAGCCAAAGCCACCCAGCAAGCCTCTCCCAGCACTGAAGAGCAAGGTCCTGCCCCGTGGTGGGTCACCAGAACCAGCCCTCCCTCGCCCCCTGCCAACACCCCCCTCAGTCCCTCAGCCGGGCATCCCCCCAAAGGTGGCTCTGAAGCCGCCCTCGGCCAGGAGGTGA
- the ADAM8 gene encoding disintegrin and metalloproteinase domain-containing protein 8 isoform X5, translated as MGPMGPLGLLLLLLHGATTRLEEKLTHVEEYETVTPRKVPVLQRKRDLSVPPSTYPDHVLYSVRAEGRDYLLRLKKNTELLGQHYTETHYLANGTEITEKPDIQEHCFYQGHVQGYAGSAASISTCSGLSGFFRVNETTFLLEPLEKDATGQHAVYRAAHLRGKRGTCRESSAILEYDHEPKNPAAMKLHRWKLPPLHRSLRYVELVLVVDNEEFRKHKDLRTVQNRMKEIVNHVDKLYQPLRLRVALIGLEVWSHKDKIVVSPDPEVMLNNFLHWREVELLRKKPHDNAQLITGIDFHGTTVGLAKKLVMCTRDSGGINQDHSMNPIGVASTMAHEMGHNLGMSHDEDVAGCHCPVPKADGGCVMAASVGLVYPKLFSRCSEQDMWQFLGDPRTSCLLNVPRTDELYGGPVCGNQFVERGEQCDCGTLEECSNRCCNATTCQLREGAECAQGDCCQDCKVKTTGVLCRASKNDCDLPEYCTGLSAECPEDVFQENGISCQNGNGYCYNGACPSHGEQCRALWGAEAQVAPDICFKHNSEQHLHLHCLTEYGKQPCSPKDVKCGTLLCLSDNASPVLGGGSYSLFFGRFKCKAVIASNDVNEVVAKLRLVPTGAKCGEEMVCYAGRCQNILVYGNKNCSAKCNNHGVCNHKRECHCDPGWAAPYCEQKLSGMVAGSSSVVLAAVLAVLALSGVLLGSGVVLIRGRKMRHLQKGRSSSGPAAGLANPLFQEGGRTRPTRRQLSRCDIGHPSLLSSTAAPRDTRPLAPCRPAPQPPAAVAQVTSPAFPGRLLQVKPKPPSKPLPALKSKVLPRGGSPEPALPRPLPTPPSVPQPGIPPKVALKPPSARR; from the exons aTGGGGCCGATGGGGCCGCtcgggctgctgctgctgctgctgcacg GTGCCACCaccaggctggaggagaagctcaCCCATGTTGAGGAGTACGAGACAGTGACACCGCGCAAGGTGCCGGTGCTCCAGAGGAAGAGGGACCTCTCTGTGCCACCG AGCACCTACCCGGACCATGTCCTCTACAGTGTCCGTGCTGAAGGCAGGGACTACCTCCTGCGGCTGAAGAAGAACAC ggagctgctggggcagcaCTACACCGAGACACACTACTTGGCCAATGGCACAGAGATCACGGAAAAGCCGGACATCCAG GAGCACTGCTTTTATCAGGGTCACGTGCAAGGATACGCTGGCTCAGCGGCGAGCATCAGCACCTGCAGCGGGCTCAG TGGGTTTTTCCGGGTGAATGAGACCACCTTCCTGCTGGAGCCCCTGGAGAAGGATGCGACTGGCCAGCATGCGGTGTACAGAGCGGCTCACCTGCGGGGCAAGCGCGGCACATGCCGAGAGTCCAGTGCAATCCTGGAATATGACCATGAACCGAAAAATCCTGCAGCCATGAAGCTCCACCGCTGG aAGTTACCACCCTTACACAGAAGTCTCCGGTATGTGGAGCTGGTCCTGGTTGTGGACAACGAGGAG TTCAGGAAACACAAGGATTTGCGCACAGTGCAGAACCGCATGAAGGAAATCGTGAACCATGTTGACAAG CTTTATCAGCCTCTTCGTCTGCGGGTGGCCTTGATTGGCTTGGAGGTATGGAGCCATAAGGACAAAATCGTGGTCAGTCCCGACCCAGAGGTGATGCTGAACAACTTCCTCCACTGGCGGGAGGTAGAGCTGCTGCGGAAGAAGCCACACGACAATGCCCAGCTGATCAC GGGCATAGACTTCCATGGCACAACTGTAGGGCTTGCCAAGAAGCTTGTGATGTGCACCAGGGACTCAGGTGGCATCAACCAG GACCACAGCATGAATCCTATAGGTGTTGCGTCCACCATGGCTCATGAGATGGGGCACAACCTGGGGATGTCTCATGATGAAGATGTTGCTGGCTGCCACTGTCCTGTCCCCAAAGCTGATGGAGGATGTGTCATGGCAGCGAGTGTTGG CTTGGTTTACCCCAAGCTCTTCAGCCGCTGCAGCGAGCAGGACATGTGGCAGTTCCTTGGGGACCCCAGGACCAGCTGCCTACTGAACGTCCCTCGGACTGATGAGCTGTATGGGGGACCGGTGTGTGGGAACCAATTTGTGGAGCGAGGAGAGCAGTGTGATTGCGGCACACTGGAG GAGTGTTCCAACCGCTGCTGCAATGCCACCACTTGCCAGCTGAGAGAGGGAGCTGAATGTGCCCAGGGGGACTGCTGCCAGGACTGCAAG GTGAAGACTACTGGTGTGCTTTGCCGGGCCAGTAAGAACGACTGCGACCTGCCCGAGTACTGCACCGGCCTCAGTGCCGAGTGCCCAGAGGACGTCTTCCAGGAGAATGGCATCTCCTGCCAGAATGGCAACGGCTACTGCTACAATGGGGCTTGCCCCTCACACGGCGAACAGTGTCGTGCACTCTGGGGTGCAG AGGCCCAGGTGGCTCCTGACATCTGCTTTAAGCACAACAGTGAGCAACACCTTCACCTCCACTGCCTCACCGAGTATgggaagcagccctgcagccccaa GGATGTGAAGTGCGGCACGCTGCTGTGCCTGAGTGACAACGCCAGCCCTGTACTCGGTGGTGGCTCCTACTCCCTCTTCTTCGGCCGCTTCAAGTGCAAGGCGGTCATTGCCAGCAACGACGTCAATGAGGTGGTTGCCAAGCTCAGGCTGGTACCCACTGGTGCCAAGtgtggagaggagatg GTCTGCTATGCCGGGCGTTGCCAGAACATCCTAGTCTACGGCAACAAGAACTGCTCAGCCAAGTGCAACAACCATGGG GTGTGCAACCACAAGCGGGAATGTCACTGTGACCCAGGCTGGGCAGCGCCCTACTGCGAGCAGAAGCTTTCAGGGATGGTGGCAG GGAGCAGCAGCGTGGTCTTGGCAGCTGTGCTGGCCGTGTTGGCACTGTCTGGCGTCCTGCTCGGCAGCGGAGTTGTGCTCATCCGAGGAAGGAAGATGAGGCACTTGCAGAAAGG GAGGAGCTCCAGCGGCCCTGCTGCCGGCCTCGCCAACCCGCTCTTCCAGGAGGGTGGCCGGACGCGCCCCACACGCCGCCAGCTGTCCCGCTGTGACATCGGGCACCCCAGCCTGCTCAGCAGCACGGCGGCCCCGCGGGACACCCGGCCGCTGGCGCCCTGCCGCCCGGCCCCACAG CCACCGGCAGCAGTTGCCCAGGTGAcatctccagcctttccaggaCGGCTCCTGCAG gTGAAGCCAAAGCCACCCAGCAAGCCTCTCCCAGCACTGAAGAGCAAGGTCCTGCCCCGTGGTGGGTCACCAGAACCAGCCCTCCCTCGCCCCCTGCCAACACCCCCCTCAGTCCCTCAGCCGGGCATCCCCCCAAAGGTGGCTCTGAAGCCGCCCTCGGCCAGGAGGTGA
- the ADAM8 gene encoding disintegrin and metalloproteinase domain-containing protein 8 isoform X6: MGPMGPLGLLLLLLHGATTRLEEKLTHVEEYETVTPRKVPVLQRKRDLSVPPSTYPDHVLYSVRAEGRDYLLRLKKNTELLGQHYTETHYLANGTEITEKPDIQEHCFYQGHVQGYAGSAASISTCSGLSGFFRVNETTFLLEPLEKDATGQHAVYRAAHLRGKRGTCRESSAILEYDHEPKNPAAMKLHRWKLPPLHRSLRYVELVLVVDNEEFRKHKDLRTVQNRMKEIVNHVDKLYQPLRLRVALIGLEVWSHKDKIVVSPDPEVMLNNFLHWREVELLRKKPHDNAQLITGIDFHGTTVGLAKKLVMCTRDSGGINQDHSMNPIGVASTMAHEMGHNLGMSHDEDVAGCHCPVPKADGGCVMAASVGLVYPKLFSRCSEQDMWQFLGDPRTSCLLNVPRTDELYGGPVCGNQFVERGEQCDCGTLEECSNRCCNATTCQLREGAECAQGDCCQDCKVKTTGVLCRASKNDCDLPEYCTGLSAECPEDVFQENGISCQNGNGYCYNGACPSHGEQCRALWGAEAQVAPDICFKHNSEQHLHLHCLTEYGKQPCSPKDVKCGTLLCLSDNASPVLGGGSYSLFFGRFKCKAVIASNDVNEVVAKLRLVPTGAKCGEEMVCYAGRCQNILVYGNKNCSAKCNNHGVCNHKRECHCDPGWAAPYCEQKLSGMVAGSSSVVLAAVLAVLALSGVLLGSGVVLIRGRKMRHLQKGRSSSGPAAGLANPLFQEGGRTRPTRRQLSRCDIGHPSLLSSTAAPRDTRPLAPCRPAPQVKPKPPSKPLPALKSKVLPRGGSPEPALPRPLPTPPSVPQPGIPPKVALKPPSARR; the protein is encoded by the exons aTGGGGCCGATGGGGCCGCtcgggctgctgctgctgctgctgcacg GTGCCACCaccaggctggaggagaagctcaCCCATGTTGAGGAGTACGAGACAGTGACACCGCGCAAGGTGCCGGTGCTCCAGAGGAAGAGGGACCTCTCTGTGCCACCG AGCACCTACCCGGACCATGTCCTCTACAGTGTCCGTGCTGAAGGCAGGGACTACCTCCTGCGGCTGAAGAAGAACAC ggagctgctggggcagcaCTACACCGAGACACACTACTTGGCCAATGGCACAGAGATCACGGAAAAGCCGGACATCCAG GAGCACTGCTTTTATCAGGGTCACGTGCAAGGATACGCTGGCTCAGCGGCGAGCATCAGCACCTGCAGCGGGCTCAG TGGGTTTTTCCGGGTGAATGAGACCACCTTCCTGCTGGAGCCCCTGGAGAAGGATGCGACTGGCCAGCATGCGGTGTACAGAGCGGCTCACCTGCGGGGCAAGCGCGGCACATGCCGAGAGTCCAGTGCAATCCTGGAATATGACCATGAACCGAAAAATCCTGCAGCCATGAAGCTCCACCGCTGG aAGTTACCACCCTTACACAGAAGTCTCCGGTATGTGGAGCTGGTCCTGGTTGTGGACAACGAGGAG TTCAGGAAACACAAGGATTTGCGCACAGTGCAGAACCGCATGAAGGAAATCGTGAACCATGTTGACAAG CTTTATCAGCCTCTTCGTCTGCGGGTGGCCTTGATTGGCTTGGAGGTATGGAGCCATAAGGACAAAATCGTGGTCAGTCCCGACCCAGAGGTGATGCTGAACAACTTCCTCCACTGGCGGGAGGTAGAGCTGCTGCGGAAGAAGCCACACGACAATGCCCAGCTGATCAC GGGCATAGACTTCCATGGCACAACTGTAGGGCTTGCCAAGAAGCTTGTGATGTGCACCAGGGACTCAGGTGGCATCAACCAG GACCACAGCATGAATCCTATAGGTGTTGCGTCCACCATGGCTCATGAGATGGGGCACAACCTGGGGATGTCTCATGATGAAGATGTTGCTGGCTGCCACTGTCCTGTCCCCAAAGCTGATGGAGGATGTGTCATGGCAGCGAGTGTTGG CTTGGTTTACCCCAAGCTCTTCAGCCGCTGCAGCGAGCAGGACATGTGGCAGTTCCTTGGGGACCCCAGGACCAGCTGCCTACTGAACGTCCCTCGGACTGATGAGCTGTATGGGGGACCGGTGTGTGGGAACCAATTTGTGGAGCGAGGAGAGCAGTGTGATTGCGGCACACTGGAG GAGTGTTCCAACCGCTGCTGCAATGCCACCACTTGCCAGCTGAGAGAGGGAGCTGAATGTGCCCAGGGGGACTGCTGCCAGGACTGCAAG GTGAAGACTACTGGTGTGCTTTGCCGGGCCAGTAAGAACGACTGCGACCTGCCCGAGTACTGCACCGGCCTCAGTGCCGAGTGCCCAGAGGACGTCTTCCAGGAGAATGGCATCTCCTGCCAGAATGGCAACGGCTACTGCTACAATGGGGCTTGCCCCTCACACGGCGAACAGTGTCGTGCACTCTGGGGTGCAG AGGCCCAGGTGGCTCCTGACATCTGCTTTAAGCACAACAGTGAGCAACACCTTCACCTCCACTGCCTCACCGAGTATgggaagcagccctgcagccccaa GGATGTGAAGTGCGGCACGCTGCTGTGCCTGAGTGACAACGCCAGCCCTGTACTCGGTGGTGGCTCCTACTCCCTCTTCTTCGGCCGCTTCAAGTGCAAGGCGGTCATTGCCAGCAACGACGTCAATGAGGTGGTTGCCAAGCTCAGGCTGGTACCCACTGGTGCCAAGtgtggagaggagatg GTCTGCTATGCCGGGCGTTGCCAGAACATCCTAGTCTACGGCAACAAGAACTGCTCAGCCAAGTGCAACAACCATGGG GTGTGCAACCACAAGCGGGAATGTCACTGTGACCCAGGCTGGGCAGCGCCCTACTGCGAGCAGAAGCTTTCAGGGATGGTGGCAG GGAGCAGCAGCGTGGTCTTGGCAGCTGTGCTGGCCGTGTTGGCACTGTCTGGCGTCCTGCTCGGCAGCGGAGTTGTGCTCATCCGAGGAAGGAAGATGAGGCACTTGCAGAAAGG GAGGAGCTCCAGCGGCCCTGCTGCCGGCCTCGCCAACCCGCTCTTCCAGGAGGGTGGCCGGACGCGCCCCACACGCCGCCAGCTGTCCCGCTGTGACATCGGGCACCCCAGCCTGCTCAGCAGCACGGCGGCCCCGCGGGACACCCGGCCGCTGGCGCCCTGCCGCCCGGCCCCACAG gTGAAGCCAAAGCCACCCAGCAAGCCTCTCCCAGCACTGAAGAGCAAGGTCCTGCCCCGTGGTGGGTCACCAGAACCAGCCCTCCCTCGCCCCCTGCCAACACCCCCCTCAGTCCCTCAGCCGGGCATCCCCCCAAAGGTGGCTCTGAAGCCGCCCTCGGCCAGGAGGTGA
- the ADAM8 gene encoding disintegrin and metalloproteinase domain-containing protein 8 isoform X4 has product MGPMGPLGLLLLLLHGATTRLEEKLTHVEEYETVTPRKVPVLQRKRDLSVPPSTYPDHVLYSVRAEGRDYLLRLKKNTELLGQHYTETHYLANGTEITEKPDIQEHCFYQGHVQGYAGSAASISTCSGLSGFFRVNETTFLLEPLEKDATGQHAVYRAAHLRGKRGTCRESSAILEYDHEPKNPAAMKLHRWKLPPLHRSLRYVELVLVVDNEEFRKHKDLRTVQNRMKEIVNHVDKLYQPLRLRVALIGLEVWSHKDKIVVSPDPEVMLNNFLHWREVELLRKKPHDNAQLITGIDFHGTTVGLAKKLVMCTRDSGGINQDHSMNPIGVASTMAHEMGHNLGMSHDEDVAGCHCPVPKADGGCVMAASVGLVYPKLFSRCSEQDMWQFLGDPRTSCLLNVPRTDELYGGPVCGNQFVERGEQCDCGTLEECSNRCCNATTCQLREGAECAQGDCCQDCKVKTTGVLCRASKNDCDLPEYCTGLSAECPEDVFQENGISCQNGNGYCYNGACPSHGEQCRALWGAEAQVAPDICFKHNSEQHLHLHCLTEYGKQPCSPKDVKCGTLLCLSDNASPVLGGGSYSLFFGRFKCKAVIASNDVNEVVAKLRLVPTGAKCGEEMVCYAGRCQNILVYGNKNCSAKCNNHGVCNHKRECHCDPGWAAPYCEQKLSGMVAGSSSVVLAAVLAVLALSGVLLGSGVVLIRGRKMRHLQKGRSSSGPAAGLANPLFQEGGRTRPTRRQLSRCDIGHPSLLSSTAAPRDTRPLAPCRPAPQPPAAVAQVTSPAFPGRLLQARDLGLLSSLQVKPKPPSKPLPALKSKVLPRGGSPEPALPRPLPTPPSVPQPGIPPKVALKPPSARR; this is encoded by the exons aTGGGGCCGATGGGGCCGCtcgggctgctgctgctgctgctgcacg GTGCCACCaccaggctggaggagaagctcaCCCATGTTGAGGAGTACGAGACAGTGACACCGCGCAAGGTGCCGGTGCTCCAGAGGAAGAGGGACCTCTCTGTGCCACCG AGCACCTACCCGGACCATGTCCTCTACAGTGTCCGTGCTGAAGGCAGGGACTACCTCCTGCGGCTGAAGAAGAACAC ggagctgctggggcagcaCTACACCGAGACACACTACTTGGCCAATGGCACAGAGATCACGGAAAAGCCGGACATCCAG GAGCACTGCTTTTATCAGGGTCACGTGCAAGGATACGCTGGCTCAGCGGCGAGCATCAGCACCTGCAGCGGGCTCAG TGGGTTTTTCCGGGTGAATGAGACCACCTTCCTGCTGGAGCCCCTGGAGAAGGATGCGACTGGCCAGCATGCGGTGTACAGAGCGGCTCACCTGCGGGGCAAGCGCGGCACATGCCGAGAGTCCAGTGCAATCCTGGAATATGACCATGAACCGAAAAATCCTGCAGCCATGAAGCTCCACCGCTGG aAGTTACCACCCTTACACAGAAGTCTCCGGTATGTGGAGCTGGTCCTGGTTGTGGACAACGAGGAG TTCAGGAAACACAAGGATTTGCGCACAGTGCAGAACCGCATGAAGGAAATCGTGAACCATGTTGACAAG CTTTATCAGCCTCTTCGTCTGCGGGTGGCCTTGATTGGCTTGGAGGTATGGAGCCATAAGGACAAAATCGTGGTCAGTCCCGACCCAGAGGTGATGCTGAACAACTTCCTCCACTGGCGGGAGGTAGAGCTGCTGCGGAAGAAGCCACACGACAATGCCCAGCTGATCAC GGGCATAGACTTCCATGGCACAACTGTAGGGCTTGCCAAGAAGCTTGTGATGTGCACCAGGGACTCAGGTGGCATCAACCAG GACCACAGCATGAATCCTATAGGTGTTGCGTCCACCATGGCTCATGAGATGGGGCACAACCTGGGGATGTCTCATGATGAAGATGTTGCTGGCTGCCACTGTCCTGTCCCCAAAGCTGATGGAGGATGTGTCATGGCAGCGAGTGTTGG CTTGGTTTACCCCAAGCTCTTCAGCCGCTGCAGCGAGCAGGACATGTGGCAGTTCCTTGGGGACCCCAGGACCAGCTGCCTACTGAACGTCCCTCGGACTGATGAGCTGTATGGGGGACCGGTGTGTGGGAACCAATTTGTGGAGCGAGGAGAGCAGTGTGATTGCGGCACACTGGAG GAGTGTTCCAACCGCTGCTGCAATGCCACCACTTGCCAGCTGAGAGAGGGAGCTGAATGTGCCCAGGGGGACTGCTGCCAGGACTGCAAG GTGAAGACTACTGGTGTGCTTTGCCGGGCCAGTAAGAACGACTGCGACCTGCCCGAGTACTGCACCGGCCTCAGTGCCGAGTGCCCAGAGGACGTCTTCCAGGAGAATGGCATCTCCTGCCAGAATGGCAACGGCTACTGCTACAATGGGGCTTGCCCCTCACACGGCGAACAGTGTCGTGCACTCTGGGGTGCAG AGGCCCAGGTGGCTCCTGACATCTGCTTTAAGCACAACAGTGAGCAACACCTTCACCTCCACTGCCTCACCGAGTATgggaagcagccctgcagccccaa GGATGTGAAGTGCGGCACGCTGCTGTGCCTGAGTGACAACGCCAGCCCTGTACTCGGTGGTGGCTCCTACTCCCTCTTCTTCGGCCGCTTCAAGTGCAAGGCGGTCATTGCCAGCAACGACGTCAATGAGGTGGTTGCCAAGCTCAGGCTGGTACCCACTGGTGCCAAGtgtggagaggagatg GTCTGCTATGCCGGGCGTTGCCAGAACATCCTAGTCTACGGCAACAAGAACTGCTCAGCCAAGTGCAACAACCATGGG GTGTGCAACCACAAGCGGGAATGTCACTGTGACCCAGGCTGGGCAGCGCCCTACTGCGAGCAGAAGCTTTCAGGGATGGTGGCAG GGAGCAGCAGCGTGGTCTTGGCAGCTGTGCTGGCCGTGTTGGCACTGTCTGGCGTCCTGCTCGGCAGCGGAGTTGTGCTCATCCGAGGAAGGAAGATGAGGCACTTGCAGAAAGG GAGGAGCTCCAGCGGCCCTGCTGCCGGCCTCGCCAACCCGCTCTTCCAGGAGGGTGGCCGGACGCGCCCCACACGCCGCCAGCTGTCCCGCTGTGACATCGGGCACCCCAGCCTGCTCAGCAGCACGGCGGCCCCGCGGGACACCCGGCCGCTGGCGCCCTGCCGCCCGGCCCCACAG CCACCGGCAGCAGTTGCCCAGGTGAcatctccagcctttccaggaCGGCTCCTGCAG GCAAGGGACTTGggtctcctctcctccctccaggTGAAGCCAAAGCCACCCAGCAAGCCTCTCCCAGCACTGAAGAGCAAGGTCCTGCCCCGTGGTGGGTCACCAGAACCAGCCCTCCCTCGCCCCCTGCCAACACCCCCCTCAGTCCCTCAGCCGGGCATCCCCCCAAAGGTGGCTCTGAAGCCGCCCTCGGCCAGGAGGTGA